Proteins from a single region of Streptomyces vinaceus:
- a CDS encoding TetR/AcrR family transcriptional regulator, which yields MAEHRSMQRGALLDAARSLLSEGGTEALTFPALAERTGLARSSVYEYFRSRAAVVEELCAVDFPVWAAEIEAAMERAESPEAKVEAYVRSQLGLVGDRRHRAVVAISASELDAGAREKIRAAHGGLVAMIVEALGALGHEQPRLAAMLLQGVVDAAVRRIELGAAEDPGAVTEAAVAMALRGVRG from the coding sequence GTGGCCGAGCACCGGTCGATGCAGCGCGGCGCCCTGCTGGACGCCGCACGCTCCCTGCTGTCCGAAGGCGGGACGGAAGCGCTGACCTTCCCCGCCCTGGCGGAGCGCACCGGCCTCGCCCGGTCCTCCGTGTACGAATACTTCCGCTCCCGCGCGGCCGTGGTCGAAGAGCTGTGCGCCGTGGACTTCCCGGTGTGGGCCGCCGAGATCGAGGCGGCCATGGAGCGGGCCGAGTCGCCGGAGGCCAAGGTCGAGGCATACGTGCGCAGCCAGCTGGGACTCGTCGGGGACCGGCGCCACCGGGCGGTGGTCGCGATCTCGGCCAGCGAGCTGGACGCGGGCGCGCGGGAGAAGATCCGCGCCGCTCACGGGGGACTCGTGGCAATGATCGTGGAGGCGCTCGGCGCCCTCGGGCACGAGCAGCCCCGGCTCGCCGCGATGCTGCTCCAGGGTGTCGTCGACGCGGCGGTGCGGCGCATCGAGCTGGGCGCCGCCGAAGACCCCGGCGCGGTGACGGAAGCGGCCGTGGCCATGGCCCTCCGGGGCGTGAGGGGCTGA
- a CDS encoding AAA family ATPase, producing the protein MSSQVIAVVTAVVLPLLLTELGDWCPWLAKRLVQWTARRLGDAAVAERYSEEWLAELEEVPGKLSRLIVATGKFLALPKSRWVLRAQRRAADGQLSFGDLLPTGRPSYWDRLEASGTMVGRVGQSEVCYRLTDAVLDADARSRNRLHMLVGPAGCGKTVALQWIDAALRQQGKEVHYLHAAWSPTAFQLDRRSRKRLVKASAEVGLLMVDEADVATIHALESLRLRCPVLIVGRTHPTRQPVNAGVVMDLSPLPGGILGGLH; encoded by the coding sequence ATGAGTTCGCAGGTGATCGCCGTCGTGACGGCGGTAGTGCTTCCGCTGCTGCTGACAGAACTCGGCGACTGGTGCCCCTGGCTCGCCAAGCGCTTGGTGCAATGGACCGCTCGGCGTCTCGGGGATGCGGCAGTTGCCGAGCGCTATTCAGAGGAATGGCTTGCCGAACTGGAAGAAGTGCCCGGAAAGCTGTCGCGGCTGATCGTCGCCACCGGCAAGTTCCTGGCACTGCCCAAGAGCCGCTGGGTGCTGCGAGCTCAGCGGCGCGCTGCCGACGGCCAGCTGAGCTTTGGTGATCTGTTGCCTACGGGCCGACCCAGCTATTGGGACCGCCTGGAAGCCAGCGGGACGATGGTCGGTCGGGTGGGGCAATCCGAAGTTTGCTACAGGCTGACGGATGCCGTCCTCGATGCGGATGCACGCAGCAGGAACCGTCTGCACATGCTCGTTGGTCCCGCCGGCTGCGGGAAGACGGTTGCCCTCCAGTGGATCGACGCAGCACTGCGTCAGCAGGGGAAGGAAGTGCACTACCTTCACGCTGCCTGGTCTCCGACTGCCTTCCAGCTCGATAGGCGCTCGCGCAAACGGCTTGTCAAGGCCTCTGCAGAGGTCGGACTCCTCATGGTCGATGAAGCGGACGTGGCTACGATCCACGCGCTTGAGAGCCTGCGTCTTCGATGCCCAGTGCTGATCGTCGGCAGGACTCATCCGACCCGACAGCCGGTGAACGCGGGAGTGGTGATGGACCTGTCACCCCTACCAGGAGGCATCCTGGGCGGGCTTCACTAA
- a CDS encoding PadR family transcriptional regulator encodes MSYPFRVTDATLDVLEALLSGDEQLYGLKIARLTGRPSGSVVPILMRLEGCGWILSEWEQDSDARGPRRRFYRVNPDHMGQARTLLAERRGRRTGSPLISGILRPGMEGGR; translated from the coding sequence ATGAGTTATCCCTTCAGGGTGACCGACGCGACGCTGGACGTGCTCGAAGCCCTTTTGTCAGGCGATGAACAGCTCTACGGACTGAAGATCGCAAGACTGACGGGCCGCCCCAGCGGCAGCGTGGTCCCCATCCTTATGCGGCTCGAAGGTTGCGGCTGGATTCTGAGCGAGTGGGAGCAGGACTCGGACGCCCGAGGGCCGCGGCGGCGCTTCTACCGAGTCAATCCCGACCACATGGGCCAGGCACGGACTCTTCTGGCGGAGCGGCGAGGGCGGCGGACCGGGAGCCCTCTCATCTCCGGCATCCTCCGTCCGGGAATGGAGGGGGGACGATGA
- a CDS encoding zinc-ribbon domain-containing protein has product MLPASRCQWCLARSGSVTTEGGDPDPAEVRTRLEREFVANRSNPGVRLADMNWSDHDQCRWRCSNEGCGHEWTTRLVFRSRRRRPTGCPACSRRRNRAPGPGESLTELNPDLAKQFRRNLTRPDRGPETLRTQSHDLCEWECRQGHKWEATVSNRTNGRGCRRCSGHGRSLFEYKVAMLVQAASGIGVEVDHRLRLPGRSEDAFDLFLKELDLLIDLDPAWTHSGQDSLARDTAKTQATLSAGRRLERIRERGLPSLPISRIAHYEAGPGVDPADWAEAVGYVVRRRGHPWKDLDPVEVIEALSEAGRLWQEDLAKPKVSALDAAPHLEREFVENRTNPGRGLDQMPPGCNDLCAWRCLAPGCGNKWEVPLHVRALAGRGCRKCGWKRTGAANSRPGPGESLAEVNPTLAAELIEVIDHPRWTPNDLLPNSNKVCLWRCREPECGSEYRCQPSQRTSQGRGCRECARRRSTAGRTRPKPGKSLHDEFPEIAAELIEVIDHPGWTASDLRPSSAKPCRWQCSHQSCPGAWEATPDQRTRRGGTGMRCPLCHPRRKPRGSS; this is encoded by the coding sequence ATGCTGCCGGCCTCCCGTTGTCAGTGGTGTCTGGCACGCTCTGGCAGTGTGACTACTGAGGGTGGGGACCCTGATCCGGCCGAGGTCCGGACCAGGCTCGAGCGCGAGTTCGTCGCCAACCGGTCAAACCCGGGGGTTCGACTGGCGGATATGAACTGGTCAGATCATGATCAATGCCGATGGCGGTGCTCGAATGAAGGGTGCGGCCACGAGTGGACCACTCGGTTGGTGTTCCGTAGCCGACGCAGACGGCCAACGGGCTGTCCAGCGTGTTCGCGCAGGCGGAACCGGGCTCCCGGTCCTGGCGAGTCGCTGACCGAACTGAACCCAGACCTCGCGAAGCAGTTCCGCAGAAACCTGACGCGCCCGGATCGCGGCCCTGAGACTCTGCGCACTCAGAGCCACGATCTCTGTGAATGGGAATGCCGCCAGGGTCACAAATGGGAAGCAACCGTGTCCAATAGGACCAATGGGCGGGGGTGTCGTCGTTGTAGTGGTCACGGCCGCTCACTCTTCGAGTACAAGGTGGCCATGCTCGTCCAGGCGGCCTCCGGCATCGGCGTTGAGGTGGATCACCGCCTCCGTCTGCCCGGCCGCAGTGAAGACGCCTTCGATCTCTTCCTGAAGGAACTAGATCTGCTGATCGACCTGGATCCGGCGTGGACCCATAGTGGGCAGGACAGCCTGGCCCGCGACACCGCCAAGACACAAGCCACGCTGTCTGCCGGCCGCCGTCTGGAGAGGATCCGAGAGAGGGGACTTCCGTCGCTGCCGATCTCTCGGATCGCGCACTACGAGGCCGGCCCGGGGGTAGATCCCGCGGACTGGGCTGAGGCCGTGGGATATGTCGTGCGCAGGCGGGGCCACCCCTGGAAGGACCTCGACCCCGTTGAAGTCATCGAAGCTCTGTCCGAGGCGGGCCGCCTCTGGCAGGAAGACCTCGCAAAGCCGAAGGTCTCAGCGCTCGATGCAGCTCCTCACCTGGAGCGGGAGTTTGTTGAGAACCGGACCAATCCCGGTAGGGGACTCGACCAGATGCCGCCAGGATGCAACGACCTGTGTGCCTGGCGGTGTCTGGCGCCTGGCTGCGGCAACAAGTGGGAAGTGCCACTCCACGTTCGAGCCCTTGCCGGCCGTGGTTGCCGGAAGTGCGGCTGGAAAAGAACCGGGGCGGCTAACAGCCGACCCGGCCCCGGCGAGTCCCTCGCGGAAGTGAACCCGACTCTGGCCGCCGAACTGATTGAGGTCATCGACCACCCGAGGTGGACCCCTAACGATCTTCTGCCCAACTCGAACAAGGTGTGCTTGTGGAGGTGCCGGGAACCCGAGTGTGGCTCCGAGTATCGATGCCAACCCAGCCAGCGCACCAGCCAGGGAAGGGGTTGCCGTGAGTGTGCCCGCAGGCGATCCACCGCAGGCAGAACGCGCCCGAAGCCGGGCAAGTCCCTTCATGACGAGTTCCCAGAGATCGCAGCAGAGCTGATCGAGGTCATCGACCATCCCGGGTGGACCGCGAGCGATCTGCGGCCAAGTTCCGCGAAGCCCTGCCGCTGGCAGTGCAGCCATCAGAGCTGCCCGGGTGCCTGGGAAGCCACTCCCGACCAGCGCACCCGTCGTGGTGGAACTGGTATGCGGTGCCCGCTGTGCCACCCTCGACGGAAACCGCGGGGAAGTTCGTGA
- the whiG gene encoding RNA polymerase sigma factor WhiG: protein MPQHTSGSDRAAVPPAARGSVRTTAPSSLDVLWRSYKESGDERLREQLILHYSPLVKYVAGRVSVGLPPNVEQADFVSSGVFGLIDAIEKFDIDRSIKFETYAITRIRGAMIDELRALDWIPRSVRQKARAVERAYATLEAQLRRTPSEHEVAREMGIAVEELHAVFSQLSLANVVALEELLHVGGEGGDRLSLMDTLEDTAADNPVEVAEDRELRRLLARAINTLPEREKTVVTLYYYEGLTLAEIGNVLGVTESRVSQIHTKSVLQLRAKLADVGR from the coding sequence ATGCCCCAGCACACCTCAGGGTCTGACCGCGCTGCGGTGCCCCCCGCTGCCCGCGGCAGCGTGCGGACCACCGCGCCCTCGTCCCTCGACGTGCTGTGGCGCTCGTACAAGGAGAGCGGCGACGAGCGGCTGCGGGAGCAGCTGATCCTGCACTACTCGCCCCTGGTCAAGTACGTCGCCGGCCGGGTCAGTGTGGGCCTGCCGCCCAATGTGGAACAGGCCGACTTCGTCTCCTCCGGGGTCTTCGGGCTGATCGACGCCATCGAGAAGTTCGACATCGACCGGTCCATCAAGTTCGAGACGTACGCGATCACCCGCATCCGGGGCGCGATGATCGACGAGCTGCGCGCCCTGGACTGGATCCCGCGCTCCGTCCGGCAGAAGGCGAGGGCCGTGGAGCGGGCCTACGCCACCCTCGAAGCCCAGCTGCGCCGCACCCCGAGCGAGCACGAGGTGGCCCGGGAGATGGGCATCGCCGTGGAGGAACTCCACGCCGTCTTCAGTCAGTTGTCGCTGGCCAACGTGGTCGCCCTGGAGGAGCTGCTGCACGTCGGGGGCGAGGGCGGCGACCGCCTCTCGCTGATGGACACCCTGGAGGACACCGCGGCCGACAACCCGGTCGAGGTGGCCGAGGACCGCGAGCTGCGCAGACTCCTGGCCAGGGCGATCAACACCCTGCCGGAGCGGGAGAAGACCGTGGTCACCCTCTACTACTACGAGGGCCTCACGCTGGCCGAGATCGGCAACGTGCTCGGCGTCACCGAGAGCCGGGTCAGCCAGATCCACACCAAGTCGGTCCTCCAACTGCGGGCCAAGCTGGCGGATGTCGGACGATGA